A section of the Humulus lupulus chromosome 2, drHumLupu1.1, whole genome shotgun sequence genome encodes:
- the LOC133814720 gene encoding uncharacterized protein LOC133814720, whose product MARRKRVHQKPATIDKGREKLGSEEVGGESLAVDDAEPSTEMEDIFKDTMADFPEIGGSLKGDLNMDRASVSPSGLKWSEQEDYNNDFLNQAKDKWSSFKDLLPNQGGARLQFEEPLIQDGHRIAQVDLEEIVVEASIWNSAVVCMVLGANPHFAVFEGFIKRMWGKLGIERIARLNAGHTLVKFRDEATRDLVLENGVLHFDRKPVIVRPWTTELDHMRLVKSVPVWVRLPGLGLQYWGTKCLSALVSTLGKPILVDKVTKDRSMMQFARVLVEIDIADEVPNSI is encoded by the coding sequence ATGGCGAGACGTAAGAGAGTCCACCAGAAGCCTGCTACGATTGACAAGGGTAGGGAAAAGTTAGGGTCTGAGGAAGTGGGTGGGGAATCGCTGGCAGTTGATGATGCAGAACCTTCAACTGAGATGGAGGACATTTTTAAAGACACTATGGCTGACTTCCCAGAGATTGGAGGTTCGTTGAAAGGGGATCTTAACATGGATAGGGCGAGCGTTTCTCCGTCTGGTTTGAAATGGAGTGAGCAAGAAGATTACAACAACGATTTTCTAAATCAAGCCAAGGATAAGTGGTCATCATTTAAAGATTTGCTGCCGAACCAAGGAGGTGCTCGACTGCAATTTGAGGAGCCATTAATCCAAGATGGCCATAGGATTGCTCAAGTGGATTTGGAAGAAATTGTTGTTGAAGCTTCTATCTGGAATTCAGCTGTAGTATGTATGGTTTTAGGAGCTAATCCCCATTTTGCAGTCTTTGAAGGATTCATAAAGAGAATGTGGGGAAAACTGGGTATCGAGAGGATTGCGAGATTAAATGCAGGCCATACTCTGGTTAAATTCAGAGATGAAGCTACTAGAGACTTGGTGTTAGAAAATGGGGTTTTGCATTTTGACAGAAAACCTGTCATTGTGAGACCATGGACCACTGAATTAGATCATATGAGGTTAGTTAAATCGGTACCGGTGTGGGTGAGACTACCTGGATTGGGGTTACAGTATTGGGGTACCAAGTGTTTGAGTGCTTTAGTTAGCACTCTTGGGAAACCAATTCTTGTAGATAAGGTTACAAAGGATAGATCTATGATGCAATTTGCAAGGGTTTTAGTGGAGATTGACATAGCTGATGAGGTCCCAAATTCTATTTAG